The following nucleotide sequence is from Trifolium pratense cultivar HEN17-A07 linkage group LG2, ARS_RC_1.1, whole genome shotgun sequence.
GGTTGCTTCCTTCATTCATCAATCACTCCTGTTGTCCTAATGGGAGGCGATTGCATGTTGGGGATTATTTGATAGTTCATGCTTCAAGAGATTTGAAAGCCGGTGAAGAGATAACTTTGGCCTATCTTGATCCACTTACTTCCTTGAACAAGAGAAAAGATATGTCAGTGACATGGGGGATTCATTGTAAGTGCAAGAGGTGCAAGTTTGAAGGGGAAATCTTGTTCTCCAAGCAAGAGATGAAGGAGATTGAGATTGGTATTGAAAGAGGGATGGATGTTGGTGGTTTGGTGTATAAACTTGAGGAACAAATGAAGAGATGGAAGGTTAGAGGGAAAGAAAAGGGATACTTGAGGGCTTCATTTTGGTCTTTATACTCGGAGGCTTACGGTTCGGAGAGGTGTATGAAAAGATGGGGAAGGAGGATTCCAGCATTGGATGCAGTGGTTGATAGTATCACAGATGTAGTGGGAGGTGATCACAGGGTGCTTAAGATTTTGATGGAGGAATTGAAGAAAAAAGGCGGTGGTAGTGGTGGTGGAAATTTGGAGATGGAGAAAGTTTTCAAGTTAGCAAGAGAAGTGTATGGAAAGGTAGTGAAAAAGCAAGCAATGAAGACACTGCTTGAGCTTTGCATTGCTGATTGATTATCAGTTCTTTTTCCATTTCCTTTTCATTTGATGTCTTCTGTACTTATTTGTAAGCATGAGTCTGTTTCATGCCACGATCAACTCAAGTTGTCATGGCAATGACAACCGACAATGCTGTGAAATTCAATTTTATCGATAATTTCAGTTAACATAAATTGTATTCAGCTTCTATTTATGCTCAATATTCATTTTTCATATGTTATTCCAAATTAAGTCTGCTGAAAATTTCATAATTCATAGTGCTCTGTAACTATTAACTAAACAGGGTTTGTGTGTGAAATTGTTTATGTTAGTAGCCTTACCAACTGCTGCTAACCAGCATGTATATTCTAATAATATCATGATAGTAGAAACTATATCTGTAGAACCTCAATAGACAATTTCACTATAGCCTCACAACCAGTATCACTAATTCACTCTCACTGCTGTCCATTtacaattttaactttaagcTATTCTAGCCGAgttcagtatttttttttttatccagtTCGGgtgtcagttctggcatcaagtggttccaccccctcccgatcgcagctGCGGGGGATCGAAGTGTGGTCCTCCTTACTAAGTTCAGcgccaactaacgattggtagcCGAGTACAGTATTGGAAACAAGTTTATGTTTTAATTAGTAGTGGTGTCAAAATCACAGTGACTCATTATAgttttaattgataaaaattatattttagagcCTTAACAAATTTGTTGTGATTTTTGTACATGGAATTCAAACAAACACTAACCAGAATCAAATGCAATGTAGGGTATACCAAGTTGAATTTTGAAGTGGATCAATTCAAGTTCAACTTCAAACTTAACTTTATCTTGTCGAAAATTGGAGGCTTAACAAAAGAAGTGACAGGCTATCCTTTTGAGGTTGGACACACGTCAGGCATAACCGTGGCTGCAGTGATGATAACTATCATGAAACGGATTGATTGATTCTCCCGCACTTTCACTTATCTTGACTTATCTACTATCTTCTGAAGGTTCTTTTATGTTTTAGTAATAAAAATCTACTATCTAAAGCTGAAGTacaataatacttttttttgagCAATgaagtataataataataataataataatataaaaataaaaaaaaaactttggaatTCAAAATGACGTGGATATGCTGCAGTTGAGTTTTAACTGCAGGGATATGCTGTAGAGCCTTTTAgccatatttttataatttatttaaattatttaaataatagtgAGACAATTTACTCCACTGTGTGGCCCTGCAGTTGATGAGTTCAACTGCAGGTGATCTTGATCCATATACTAACTGAAGGTGGTCAATTGACTCATTCAATCCATGGCTGATGCCTGATGGCATGGAACTCAAGAAGAGCAGACACATCCAAGTTTATCCACTCAGTATAAAAAATTCCCTCCAACTTATTGTGAGGGTGATATAAAATATAGAAAACAAAATAGGGAGGAATGTAATAAATAATACAATCAACTTATTGTGCctttttattttggtaattCACGtaatatggttttaaaaaagCTCAGCAGGCTATACTATACcactttttatcaaaaaaaaaaaaaaactcagcaaactcacttggggttggtcgagtggtgttggcttgggcccttggagtatgctcatCTCAatgtctcaggttcgattcccaatTTTGGTGGGCTAAGTAACCATTCTCGTATTTTTTGCAGATATCCATTGAATATAAATCAAATTGTCATTTGCGCGAAGACCGCTTCATTGGTGCTGCCAAACAAGGCTTAAGAACTTGAGGTGAACGTGTAGAAGACACCTGTTATAACTCCTCCATCATTATTTTGAAACTGTAAAAGAAATTACATCACTGCTGAAATCATCTATCATCACAGATACGACATATTTATTAGTAGTAGCATCCAAGTTGTGTGGTCGATTAGGAGCATCACAGAATGAATACAACTTTTAATGCCGTTTTTCATTTCAagtattgtaaacaaaaatgaTTTCGTAATGCAAGAATggacaattatttatttgaaaaacaaaCATTTGATAGACATTATTTTATTCGAACCTAGGCTCTGCACATATAGTGTTATGTCTgtatcaactgagttaaactcacgagGATGatagacattcatttttttatatacacgtgatattttttatttttttttgacgaaatacACGTGATATGGTTAATCACctgtaaaaatataattaattaagttgagtagataattaattcaattcatattgaagattcggttttttttttcttttcaccacGAGTTTAATCTAGTTCGAGGGTCAGTTTTAGTATCGAGTGGTTTCAGCCTCTCTCATCCCAGTTGCGGAAGATCGAACCGTGATTAGAAACAACTTTGACCAATAATTGAATTTATCATTTATGGAATTGAGCTAACCACGTTTTCTGACATATTAATCAGATATTGCGCGAGTGTACAAAATATGAGCGTCCGCATATCATTAccattattaaaatattttattttttatttaatagtctagtgactagaaattccacAAGTAAATAAGTGAAGTGTTCGGTTCAAACCTCAGCTCCTCCATAATATAtgcgatgtctctaccaactgagttaagctcacaggGTCACCATTACTAAAATAAgaaagagcaaaaaaaaaaaaaagtaagtttttcttttttttttttttttttttttttggtcaggtagcctagtggcttgaaattccacctttaaagatggataagtggagtgtccagggttcgaaccctggctcctgcatataaaatgctgatgtcccaaccaattgagctaagctcatggggacaaaGTAAGTTTttctattcttctttttttggtcaaaacattctaattctaatatgtaatttacacaaaagaaaaacaaaataaaaggatCCAACCTTTAAAAATTGGCTGCTGACTAAAACTATTATATATgtgaaactaaatattttccaataaGCCAATAATATTCCTATCAAATTTCCATCAAATTAAATGCTAATTAACCAATGTGGATATAGACATCTAagtatttgattcaaagaatCATATGGACAAAAAGTCTGTGTAACAGatatatatgtaaaataatAGTGGTCCCATATTGGAGCATAGTAATGTAATGACGCATGTAATATGATATGATACTACTAGGAAAATAGGAATACAGAAATATTATCCTatcaatatcatccaatcaaGGCCATGCAACTCTACATAAACGACAAAAACTTTTCAACCATAAAAGAGGCATCAATCTCCTTTCAAACATTTCAAACACCTTGGTTTCTCTCGAACCCTCTTCAATTTCCTATCCTTTTTTCATGTGTCACATTATCAGAAGAAGAAACCATAACCAAACTCTCTTCTGTAATCAATTAATGGAGActaatacaagctctgaactcCCTCCTGGCTTTAGATTTCACCCAACAGATGAAGAACTAATTGTGCATTACCTTTGTAATCAAGCCACTTCAAAGCCTTGCCCTGCATCTATCATTCCAGAAGTTGATATCTATAAATTTGATCCATGGGAATTGCCTggtatatatacatattttgtAGCATCATTTCATAAAGGTTTATTATTAtgcttaaatttttatatgtatatcgAACTTCATAATGTGATTATGTCTCTCTACATCTATGaaattgttaagaagtctcacatcggttgtgagatgatctgaatgtgtgtttatatgtgAGGGaaaccctcaccttacaagctggttttgtagggttgagttaaacccaatacccaattctaagatgatatcagagCCTCATCCACGATCCATTGGGCCACAtattatcaggtttccgctatcgggccacccaccatttatatctaCGTACCAAACCCAATAGTTCTGGGCGTGAGGGAGTGTGTTAAAAAATCTCATATTAGTTGCGAGATGGCCTGGATGTCTTTATAAGTGAGGgaaatcctcaccttacaagccgtcCAACTTTCAATTCTAAGAGAAACACATGACAcacacaaaaaatgaatgtaatTGAATGTAACTATATGTGTCGGTATCGTATACTGGTCATGTCTTTAATTTGAAGTGTCGTGCTACACATATCTAGATGCTTCATTCATTGTTAGATATACTAACCAATTATAGAATGCAGATAAATCTGAGTTTGGAGAGAATGAATGGTATTTCTTTAGCCCAAGAGAAAGAAAGTACCCAAATGGGGTGAGGCCTAACAGAGCAACTTTATCTGGATATTGGAAAGCTACTGGCACAGACAAGGCAATCAATAGTGGATCAAAGCAAATTGGGGTGAAGAAATCTTTAGTCTTTTACAAGGGTAGGCCACCAAAGGGTATCAAAACTAATTGGATTATGCACGAGTACAGATTGATTGGATCTCAAAAACAAACTAGCAAGCATATTGGATCCATGAGAGTAAATCTCTTTAAGCCTTGGCTTATTTGTTATATATACATTTGTTGGTTAATTTATgaatttctgaaaataattttatactcaCATCTAATAAGAGAccaacatttttttatgttatgttatatCACCAATTTCAAAATATCCTTACAAAAAAGTGGTGTGATGTTGCAAAACCGTGGATTTTTATCGGATGTCAGTGCAAAACTATTTAAAGTGGCAAGCAGTGGCTGTGTGTAACATTTAAACCCTGAATTTTGAAGTTTATCATATGTTTAATGTCTTACTTTATGATTAACCTTTCCCTTTTACTTGTATTTGTCATCAGCTAGATGACTGGGTTTTGTGCAGAATCTATAAGAAGAAACAAATGGGAAAAACATTGCAGCAAAAGGAGGAGTATTCAACACTTCAGTTTAATGATTCTACAATTACAAATAATGATGGTGAACAAGAAATGATGAACATGAACCTTCCAAGGACTTGTTCTCTTACCTATCTATTGGATATGAATCACTTTGGTCCAATCTTATGTGATGGCTCAACCTTTGATTTTCAAATACACAATTCCAATACTGGAATAGACTCTTTTTTAAAACCTCAGCCAGTTGAAATCAATAACTATTATGAAGCAGATTCACAGAGTACCATCACCAATCAGCCAATATTTGTGAAACAAATGCATAATTATTTAGGATAACAATTTAGATTCTCTAGATATGTCAATAATGTTCATTCATTAGATCATCGCACCAACAACTCGTGCTAGACCCGGGTGGTACTATGtcaaatatttgttttgttatacaataaaatgaattttcattttcaaatgcCTTGTTGTAATTGTTAATATAAATTGTACAAAAGAACAatgaaatttcactcttaaggtggataagtgggatgaccggagttcgaacgtcggcccctgcatatataatgcaatgtgctggcaactgagctaagctcacggaaCGTACAAAAGAACGATTTTATTGGCTCTTAATAAAAGTTCAAACCAGATGCATAGAGATTATGCTAATGAAGCATTTGAAGATAGATTGGACCACTTGTTGTACACATTACAATGATAATGTATTTTGACCAAGAATATATTTGGCAAATTCTCAGTCAAAAACTTTATCCAAAGAGGTTTTCAAAGTTGATATGTTTCTTAATTTGTACCTTACCTTATCAAAATGATAACGGCAGTGTTGATTCAAAGTTAATTTAGAATTCTTAAGAATGTTAGGCCTAGGACACGAAGCAGATCAGATTAAGCACTTTGCTTAGACTAATCAATTCATAACAACATAATGATTGTGATGTGAGAAATAAAATATCTATTAATActattatatactatatatcAGATTAACATCAGGAGCCTCGTGTcccataattaataatataaactgTGATTAGTACTAAAATGGGGTTATCTTATTCCACATTACATGTAAAACACAAACTCTAAATATCTTATCATTTAGTTCCAAGTGgattactttaaattttttttttcttccaacatTTTAATGTAAAAGTAAAATGTAATATACAAATTATTTCCTTTACACATTCATGAGTAAACTGGTATTCTCTGCGCGCAACAAGCACGCTCGGATTTTGTATAGTCTTTGGAATGCTTACATTGAAATCTTAAAGCTACCAACAAAGCCTGCAGAAAAGGCTAGACAAACACATTTCAGATTCAGGACTACACAAACCACACCACAATGTCTGCACTATTTCAGTGCTTGCTTATTGATATTTCTGACATGAGAATAAGTATA
It contains:
- the LOC123910130 gene encoding NAC transcription factor 29-like, which translates into the protein MCHIIRRRNHNQTLFCNQLMETNTSSELPPGFRFHPTDEELIVHYLCNQATSKPCPASIIPEVDIYKFDPWELPDKSEFGENEWYFFSPRERKYPNGVRPNRATLSGYWKATGTDKAINSGSKQIGVKKSLVFYKGRPPKGIKTNWIMHEYRLIGSQKQTSKHIGSMRLDDWVLCRIYKKKQMGKTLQQKEEYSTLQFNDSTITNNDGEQEMMNMNLPRTCSLTYLLDMNHFGPILCDGSTFDFQIHNSNTGIDSFLKPQPVEINNYYEADSQSTITNQPIFVKQMHNYLG